One genomic segment of Mytilus galloprovincialis chromosome 5, xbMytGall1.hap1.1, whole genome shotgun sequence includes these proteins:
- the LOC143074893 gene encoding metalloproteinase inhibitor 4-like, with product MLFVLYFSSWLLFSFHMLNSVLGCSPSFEHPQRIFCRSSFVIRGTVKSVVKIDGPPEDAGADNLAVYKYRILSNRKLKGPAQMKTGNEVIVETSGNGALCSLRLTVGEEYVLSGVKTAAGEYRSLSSDIVYKIKDLENLPLVRDYLLGTDRNTYKRNCNRGCTDISTQSSYCKTPNIADLFTFFVIKCYSDHAICKKRNRKCSWFNDNSCKLSVMPIP from the exons atgttgtttgtactgtatttttCAAGTTGGCTCCTTTTTTCATTTCATATGTTGAATAGTGTTTTGGGGTGCTCACCGTCTTTCGAACATCCTCAAAGAATATTTTGTCGAAGTTCATTTG TAATAAGGGGGACGGTGAAAAGTGTCGTTAAAATAGATGGACCACCTGAAGATGCAGGGGCAGATAATCTGGCTGTGTATAAATATCGAATACTTAGTAATAGGAAATTGAAG GGCCCTGCACAGATGAAGACAGGCAACGAGGTTATAGTTGAGACATCGGGGAATGGCGCACTCTGTTCACTTAGACTGACTGTTGGAGAGGAATATGTCTTATCAG GCGTTAAAACTGCAGCAGGAGAGTATCGAAGCCTTTCCTCAGATATTGTATATAAGATCAAAGACCTTGAGAATCTCCCATTGGTTCGGGATTATTTGTTAGGAACTGATAGAAATACGTATAAAAGAAACTGTAACCGTGGGTGCACA GATATCAGCACACAATCAAGCTACTGTAAGACGCCAAATATTGCTGATCTATTCACTTTCTTTGTTATAAAATGTTACTCGGACCACGCAATCTGTAAAAAGAGAAACAGAAAATGCAGTTGGTTCAACGATAACAGTTGTAAACTAAGTGTCATGCCAATTCCGTAA